The genome window AAATAGATGCTCTTGCTGAATCGTTGGAATAGACGCGTTTGTTGCCTGCGGTGTCGTAAGCCCCTGCGCAGGTCATGGGTCTTGCATCTACCGCCGTTGCCAGGGCGAGGCGGCATCGTGCGGTCCGAGGCATCCCTTTAAAGTTTAGAGGCGCTCTCTCCCTGATCCGGTCGGAAATGCAAAAAACAGGAGAACCTTCGGGGCAGATCCGCGCCGGCTGTCGGCGCCTGTGGCGGTAAGGGTTCGCGAGTGTGGGGATTGGCCGACTGTACGTTCCGGCGCATGGATGCATGCCTGCGGAGACAGTCTGCATAATCCGCTAAATCCATACACGGAACGGACCGCCTGGTGTACCATCGTGATGTTTCTGCGCATCGACGGAGGGCGGTCATGTCGAACGAAGAAGCTGGAAACGGAACGGTCGTGACGGAACGCGCGATGACGGTGATGCCAACCCTTGCCGCGAAGCCCGGTCCCGAGAGCGAGAGTCGCACGAGAACGCCGGGCCTGCTGTTTCTGATTGCAGGCGCCGTCTTGGCGGCCTTGATCGGCACCTGGCTCGTCTGGTTATCCGCCTACATGCAGCGGACCATGGCGGAAGAGGAGATTCGGGCGGCCTGCCGGCGGGTCATGCCGGAGACCGCGGACCGCTGCTTCGACACCGTGATCATTCAGCGGGGCGGCGCACGCCGATGAACCGAAACGGTGTGATGGGTGCGAGATGGAAAAAAGAGGAGGCTTGCCACCGGCCTGCCTGCGTTCGATTATACCGAGCCGCGGCATGGGTCGCCGCGGGGTTGACCGTTTGGGCGGCAGGATCCGCTGAAGCCAGCGAGAACTTCCAACGGTCCAATGTCAGCGTGGCGGTGGGGCTTGCCGGTTGGATGACACAAGGCGAGACCACCTGGAGCCATAACGCGTCGAGACCAGGTTCCCCCTTTGGGAATCCGACCTCAAGGCTCGAGTACAAAGACGTCGGTACCAACGTGATTGAATTCTCCGGCAAGGTGAAGTTCGCCCGGCGGTGGTTCGTGCGGGCAAACTACGGGACCGCTGCGATAGGAGGCGGACGTCTCACCGACGACGATTTCCTTGCAGCGGACGGAGGAAACCCTTCGTTGCGGACGTTCAGCGATCTCAAAGGAGACAACATCTGGTACGTCAACGGGGACCTCGGATTCACGGTGCTGAATTACCCGGGCCATCGCGGGACGCTCGATCTGGTAATCGGCTATCAGTATCGGAGAGAAAAACACGTCGCGAGCGGGGTTACTCAGGTCATATGTACTTCGGCAGGTGCTACAACAGATTTAGATCCTGCACCAGGATTGCAGCCTCTCTGTAATCCCGGGGCTGCTCCTGTTAGCGGTGTGACCGTCATCACCAACACCCAGACCTGGAGTTCGCTCAAGCTCGGAGTGGAGACCGAATATCGGATCACGCGGCGGTTGAGCGTGGAGGGCAAAGCCGCGTTCCTTCCATTTACCTCGCTGAGCAATACGGACGTTCATCACCTCAGGACCGACCTTCAACAGAACCCCAGCTTTGAAATGACCGGTACCGGCATCGGCGCCAACTTGGAAGGCGATGTGAGCTATATGGTGCTGAAGGGACTGGTTCTCAAGGTCGGCTATCGGTACTGGTGGAATCGGGTATCCGACGGCACCTGGAAGAATTTTCCCCGGACCTCCCCCTCCGAGACATTCAACCTGAATGAGTTTGAAAACATCCGCCAGGGCCTCACATTCGGCGCGACCTATATGTTTTAGAGGCTGTGTGGAAAATAGCGAGCAGCGAATAGCCGGCAGCTAGCAGCTCTGCGCGGCTCGCCATGGACATTTTCATGATGGCGAGTGAGCCGAAAGGTCATGCAGCCCGTGTTAGCGGGACCGCGGAGGGAGGGTCTCGTCTTCGTAATGGGCGAACAGTCGTTTGGCTTCCGGGTGCAGCGCGCCGGGATGACCGTAGGGAATACCGGCCGTTCGAAACAGCGGGACCAGTTTGCCGTTTGGATGCAGGTACCCGGCGCGCAGCGGCACGGACCGTTTCGCGTGCTTGACCAAGTGGCAGGGGGTCGGCCGGATCGAGGTCAGCCAGTCGGCGATGTCGTGCGGGTTCCCGATGGAGGCTGAAAGCAGCAGCAACCGGGCCTGCGAGGGACAAAAAATGATGGTCTCTTCCCACACCACTCCGCGTTCCGGATCGGCCAGATACTGCGATTCATCCATGATGACCAAGCCCAACGTATCCAGCCGCACGTCGATTTCACCGCCCGCCGCATCGTAGAGCAGATTCCGGAGAATCTCCGTCGTCATGATCAGCAGCGGGGCCTGAGCATTGTCCCGCCGGTCTCCGGTCAGAATACCGACCTTGTCGGCCCCGAAGAGGCGCGAGAATTCGGTGAATTTGGTGTTCGAGAGGGCCTTCAGCGGGGAGGTATAGATCACCGTCCGATTGTCGTCCATCGCCCGCCGCGCCGCCTCGATCGCGACATACGTTTTGCCGCTGCCGGTCGGCACGCTCACGATGACATCCGTTTCGGCCAGGCGGGCCAGCGCTTCTTCCTGCCAGGCGTCAGGGACGAACGGCTTCGGCTCAGGCACGCCGAGACCTTCCAGCCATGAAGCGAGGGTGCAGGCCGGCTCCGAAGATTCCGGTTCCGGCGGTCTGGCGTGGGTCTTCCCGGGTTGAGTCGGCGCGTGGTCATGCCGGCGGCTGGGTTTCGCCGAGCGCGGGTGGTCCGCAAGCCTCGGCTCCGATGGAGACTGGCGGTTGACCCGTTCCTGGATGAGCGTGTGGAGGTCCGACTCCAGTCCTGCCCGGTTTTCGGCGGAATGCCGAAGGAGCAGTTCGACCAGGCGTCGCTTGCCCAACCGGAAATGGCGATGCACTCGTCCCCGCGCCAGGCGATGCAGCAAGGCGACGGGCTGCGCGGCCAGCAGTTTTTCAAGTTCGTCGGTCGTCATAGATACGAAAGGTACGTTGTCACGGGACGCGCGAGAGTTGCGAGAAAGGCGCGACGAGCCCTTCTCGCTAGTCCCGCTTGTCGCGCGTTTCTCGCGTTTGTCACGGCAATTCCTCCAGCACGCCGCGTCGCAAC of Nitrospirota bacterium contains these proteins:
- a CDS encoding DEAD/DEAH box helicase; amino-acid sequence: MTTDELEKLLAAQPVALLHRLARGRVHRHFRLGKRRLVELLLRHSAENRAGLESDLHTLIQERVNRQSPSEPRLADHPRSAKPSRRHDHAPTQPGKTHARPPEPESSEPACTLASWLEGLGVPEPKPFVPDAWQEEALARLAETDVIVSVPTGSGKTYVAIEAARRAMDDNRTVIYTSPLKALSNTKFTEFSRLFGADKVGILTGDRRDNAQAPLLIMTTEILRNLLYDAAGGEIDVRLDTLGLVIMDESQYLADPERGVVWEETIIFCPSQARLLLLSASIGNPHDIADWLTSIRPTPCHLVKHAKRSVPLRAGYLHPNGKLVPLFRTAGIPYGHPGALHPEAKRLFAHYEDETLPPRSR